The Syntrophales bacterium genome has a window encoding:
- a CDS encoding cytidylate kinase-like family protein, translated as MERIHSAARSLEKIVEEQVKRWQVEQKKKYKKPIRPVITMSRLPGAGAQNIAKLLVEDLKIDFFDSEIVEMIAKNAQVSEKIVRTLDEQDRSIFDEWIHALSERHLWSDEYFDQLTRVVNSIGTHGYALIMGRGASFILPKEVCLRVLVVAPLSVRIENVMRKYNVSEAEARREVLRTEANRRAFIRKYFNAEMTEPTNYDLVVNTENLQLDAAVKVIKEAYNSRQWYNYNLRK; from the coding sequence ATGGAGAGAATCCATTCAGCCGCACGTTCCCTGGAAAAGATTGTAGAAGAACAGGTAAAGAGATGGCAGGTGGAGCAGAAGAAAAAATACAAGAAACCCATAAGACCAGTCATTACTATGTCAAGACTTCCAGGTGCGGGAGCGCAAAACATAGCTAAACTCCTGGTAGAAGATTTAAAAATAGATTTTTTTGATAGCGAAATTGTGGAAATGATAGCCAAGAACGCCCAGGTGAGTGAGAAAATTGTGCGCACACTTGACGAGCAAGATCGCTCGATCTTTGACGAGTGGATCCATGCCCTCAGTGAGAGACACCTGTGGTCCGATGAATATTTCGATCAATTAACTAGGGTAGTCAACAGCATTGGAACGCATGGTTATGCCTTAATCATGGGGCGCGGGGCAAGTTTTATCCTACCGAAAGAGGTGTGTCTCCGGGTTTTGGTCGTAGCGCCACTCTCCGTTCGTATTGAAAATGTAATGAGAAAATATAATGTATCCGAGGCCGAAGCCAGGAGGGAAGTTTTAAGAACGGAGGCTAATCGCAGAGCTTTTATAAGGAAATATTTTAATGCTGAGATGACAGAACCAACGAACTACGATCTTGTAGTTAACACGGAAAACCTGCAGCTCGATGCGGCGGTCAAGGTAATCAAAGAGGCTTATAATTCCCGTCAGTGGTACAATTATAACCTAAGAAAGTGA